A single Buteo buteo chromosome 17, bButBut1.hap1.1, whole genome shotgun sequence DNA region contains:
- the ADGRF4 gene encoding adhesion G protein-coupled receptor F4 isoform X2 has product MDVRVAHCFLLWAVHFLAAPRAALGVVGKESKTGDQQDGCINLIPCKDNGAICIQPCSPSFHGETSFVCADRKWQMFTDACASLDVQSLFQRISERDLLPSSGGHVSVAGGHLPFVGEGKPVHGRPGDGAKYFGADDHGNSNCRADFSCIIPDILSSPAIPGNIADIVELLKKISLLLSENVNRKKMQSYSRIANHILNSSIISNWAFVKDRNASSILLDSVNLFAGKLLLRNGSESVQEHFISIKGYSIHKNTSGKSFDFSMEFNNTGDITGHVVIPAEELLKLPKTSKAISIALPTLGAILETNRLDPVFVNGMVLSVSLPEELQHILLIFEKVNKLENVKSQCVGWHSTERRWDHRACKMKSDNISSVVCICKHHRRTFKSFSILMSPTVLRNAVLDYITRVGLGLSIFSLVLCLVIETVVWHHVTKTEITYMRHFCLVNIATSLLVADVLFIFAAIVHNTALNYQLCVAATFFLHFFYLAMFFWMFTLGLLILYGLLLIFFKITRSVFIATAFSIGYGCPLVISILTVAITEPKNGYLRSGACWLNWHETKALLAFVVPALGIVVVNVVVVVVVVVKTGRSAVGEGCKSQDLSNMIRISKNVVLLTPLLGLTWGFGLATIVDSRSLAFHVTFALLNAFQGFFILLFGTLLDRKTREALRMNCISSKWRCSLAKS; this is encoded by the exons ATGGACGTGAGGGTAGCCCACTGTTTCCTCCTTTGGGCTGTGCACTTTCTGGCCGCACCACGTGCTGCCCTCGGG GTTGTCGGTAAGGAATCAAAGACTGGTGATCAGCAAG ATGGCTGTATAAATCTCATTCCCTGCAAAGATAACGGAGCTATTTGTATTCAGCCTTGTTCTCCCTCCTTCCACGGGGAGACAAGCTTTGTCTGTGCAGACAGGAAGTGGCAAATGTTCACAGACGCCTGTGCAAGCCTGGATGTTCAGTCCCTTTTTCAG AGGATTTCTGAACGTGATCTCCTTCCAAGCTCTGGAGGACATGTTAGTGTTGCTGGAGGACACCTTCCTTTTGTAGGGGAAGGAAAGCCAGTGCACGGGAGGCCTGGAGAtggagcaaaatattttggtgctGATGACCATGGGAATAGTAACTGCCGAGCTGATTTTTCATGCATCATCCCAGATATCCTGTCTTCACCAGCCATTCCAGGAAACATTGCTGATATAGTGGAATTGCTAAAGAAGATTTCCCTGCTGTTATCAGAGAAtgtcaatagaaaaaaaatgcag AGTTACAGCAGGATAGCAAACCATATTCTGAACAGCTCCATCATTTCCAACTGGGCTTTTGTAAAGGACAGAAACGCCAGTTCAATATTACTGGACTCAGTGAATTTATTTGCAGGGAAACTTCTTCTAAGGAATGGGTCTGAAAGCGTACAGGAGCACTTCATCTCTATAAAAGGCTACAGCAtacataaaaatacttcaggaaaGAGCTTTGATTTTTCTATGGAGTTCAATAACACAGGAGATATCACTGGGCATGTGGTCATTCCAGCAGAAGAGCTTTTGAAGTTACCCAAGACTTCCAAAGCCATCAGCATTGCACTTCCAACGCTTGGAGCCATTCTAGAAACCAACCGGTTGGACCCTGTTTTTGTGAATGGAATGGTGTTATCCGTGTCTCTGCCAGAAGAGCTTCAGCATATTTTGCTCATCTTCGAAAAGGTGAATAAACTGGAGAATGTCAAGTCTCAGTGTGTTGGGTGGCACTCTACTGAAAGGAGGTGGGATCACAGGGCATGCAAAATGAAGTCTGACAACATCAGCAGTGTTGTTTGCATCTGCAAGCATCACCGTCGGACATTCAAATCCTTCTCCATTTTGATGTCCCCCACCGTGCTGCGAAATGCAGTGCTGGATTACATTACACGTGTAGGGTTAGGCCTTTCCATTTTCAGCTTGGTTCTCTGCCTTGTCATCGAGACTGTTGTCTGGCATCACGTtacaaaaactgaaataaccTACATGCGCCATTTTTGTTTGGTCAACATTGCTACATCGCTTCTCGTTGCAGATGTTTTGTTCATCTTCGCGGCTATTGTGCACAATACAGCCCTAAACTACCAGTTGTGTGTAGCAGccacttttttccttcactttttctaTCTTGCCATGTTTTTTTGGATGTTTACCCTGGGCCTCTTGATTCTCTATggattattattaattttttttaagataacgAGATCTGTATTCATAGCTACAGCATTCTCTATTGGATATGGATGTCCCTTGGTCATATCTATCCTCACTGTTGCTATTACTGAACCAAAAAATGGGTATTTAAGGAGTGGAGCCTGCTGGCTCAATTGGCATGAAACGAAAGCCCTTTTGGCCTTTGTTGTACCCGCTCTGGGCATCGTCGTTGTGAATGTGGTGGTAGTGGTGGTGGTCGTGGTGAAGACTGGGAGATCCGCTGTTGGAGAAGGCTGCAAGTCACAAGATTTGAGCAACATGATCCGAATTAGCAAAAACGTGGTCCTTCTGACACCTCTTCTGGGTCTCACCTGGGGGTTTGGATTAGCAACAATTGTCGACAGCCGCTCTCTGGCATTCCATGTTACGTTTGCGCTGCTGAACGCCTTCCAG GGATTCTTCATCCTGTTGTTTGGAACGCTTCTGGACAGAAAG aCAAGAGAAGCCTTAAGGATGAACTGCATTTCATCAAAGTGGAGGTGTAGTCTAGCAAAG TCCTAG
- the ADGRF4 gene encoding adhesion G protein-coupled receptor F4 isoform X1 — translation MDVRVAHCFLLWAVHFLAAPRAALGVVGKESKTGDQQDGCINLIPCKDNGAICIQPCSPSFHGETSFVCADRKWQMFTDACASLDVQSLFQRISERDLLPSSGGHVSVAGGHLPFVGEGKPVHGRPGDGAKYFGADDHGNSNCRADFSCIIPDILSSPAIPGNIADIVELLKKISLLLSENVNRKKMQSYSRIANHILNSSIISNWAFVKDRNASSILLDSVNLFAGKLLLRNGSESVQEHFISIKGYSIHKNTSGKSFDFSMEFNNTGDITGHVVIPAEELLKLPKTSKAISIALPTLGAILETNRLDPVFVNGMVLSVSLPEELQHILLIFEKVNKLENVKSQCVGWHSTERRWDHRACKMKSDNISSVVCICKHHRRTFKSFSILMSPTVLRNAVLDYITRVGLGLSIFSLVLCLVIETVVWHHVTKTEITYMRHFCLVNIATSLLVADVLFIFAAIVHNTALNYQLCVAATFFLHFFYLAMFFWMFTLGLLILYGLLLIFFKITRSVFIATAFSIGYGCPLVISILTVAITEPKNGYLRSGACWLNWHETKALLAFVVPALGIVVVNVVVVVVVVVKTGRSAVGEGCKSQDLSNMIRISKNVVLLTPLLGLTWGFGLATIVDSRSLAFHVTFALLNAFQGFFILLFGTLLDRKTREALRMNCISSKWRCSLAKVKFGVWVFFSSLNGLI, via the exons ATGGACGTGAGGGTAGCCCACTGTTTCCTCCTTTGGGCTGTGCACTTTCTGGCCGCACCACGTGCTGCCCTCGGG GTTGTCGGTAAGGAATCAAAGACTGGTGATCAGCAAG ATGGCTGTATAAATCTCATTCCCTGCAAAGATAACGGAGCTATTTGTATTCAGCCTTGTTCTCCCTCCTTCCACGGGGAGACAAGCTTTGTCTGTGCAGACAGGAAGTGGCAAATGTTCACAGACGCCTGTGCAAGCCTGGATGTTCAGTCCCTTTTTCAG AGGATTTCTGAACGTGATCTCCTTCCAAGCTCTGGAGGACATGTTAGTGTTGCTGGAGGACACCTTCCTTTTGTAGGGGAAGGAAAGCCAGTGCACGGGAGGCCTGGAGAtggagcaaaatattttggtgctGATGACCATGGGAATAGTAACTGCCGAGCTGATTTTTCATGCATCATCCCAGATATCCTGTCTTCACCAGCCATTCCAGGAAACATTGCTGATATAGTGGAATTGCTAAAGAAGATTTCCCTGCTGTTATCAGAGAAtgtcaatagaaaaaaaatgcag AGTTACAGCAGGATAGCAAACCATATTCTGAACAGCTCCATCATTTCCAACTGGGCTTTTGTAAAGGACAGAAACGCCAGTTCAATATTACTGGACTCAGTGAATTTATTTGCAGGGAAACTTCTTCTAAGGAATGGGTCTGAAAGCGTACAGGAGCACTTCATCTCTATAAAAGGCTACAGCAtacataaaaatacttcaggaaaGAGCTTTGATTTTTCTATGGAGTTCAATAACACAGGAGATATCACTGGGCATGTGGTCATTCCAGCAGAAGAGCTTTTGAAGTTACCCAAGACTTCCAAAGCCATCAGCATTGCACTTCCAACGCTTGGAGCCATTCTAGAAACCAACCGGTTGGACCCTGTTTTTGTGAATGGAATGGTGTTATCCGTGTCTCTGCCAGAAGAGCTTCAGCATATTTTGCTCATCTTCGAAAAGGTGAATAAACTGGAGAATGTCAAGTCTCAGTGTGTTGGGTGGCACTCTACTGAAAGGAGGTGGGATCACAGGGCATGCAAAATGAAGTCTGACAACATCAGCAGTGTTGTTTGCATCTGCAAGCATCACCGTCGGACATTCAAATCCTTCTCCATTTTGATGTCCCCCACCGTGCTGCGAAATGCAGTGCTGGATTACATTACACGTGTAGGGTTAGGCCTTTCCATTTTCAGCTTGGTTCTCTGCCTTGTCATCGAGACTGTTGTCTGGCATCACGTtacaaaaactgaaataaccTACATGCGCCATTTTTGTTTGGTCAACATTGCTACATCGCTTCTCGTTGCAGATGTTTTGTTCATCTTCGCGGCTATTGTGCACAATACAGCCCTAAACTACCAGTTGTGTGTAGCAGccacttttttccttcactttttctaTCTTGCCATGTTTTTTTGGATGTTTACCCTGGGCCTCTTGATTCTCTATggattattattaattttttttaagataacgAGATCTGTATTCATAGCTACAGCATTCTCTATTGGATATGGATGTCCCTTGGTCATATCTATCCTCACTGTTGCTATTACTGAACCAAAAAATGGGTATTTAAGGAGTGGAGCCTGCTGGCTCAATTGGCATGAAACGAAAGCCCTTTTGGCCTTTGTTGTACCCGCTCTGGGCATCGTCGTTGTGAATGTGGTGGTAGTGGTGGTGGTCGTGGTGAAGACTGGGAGATCCGCTGTTGGAGAAGGCTGCAAGTCACAAGATTTGAGCAACATGATCCGAATTAGCAAAAACGTGGTCCTTCTGACACCTCTTCTGGGTCTCACCTGGGGGTTTGGATTAGCAACAATTGTCGACAGCCGCTCTCTGGCATTCCATGTTACGTTTGCGCTGCTGAACGCCTTCCAG GGATTCTTCATCCTGTTGTTTGGAACGCTTCTGGACAGAAAG aCAAGAGAAGCCTTAAGGATGAACTGCATTTCATCAAAGTGGAGGTGTAGTCTAGCAAAGGtaaagtttggggtttgggtttttttttcctcccttaatggcttaatttaa